The genomic interval TCACAACCTCTTTTCTTCccaaacaaaacacaaaaacaaaccCTTTTTCTTTATTGCATGCCTTTGTTGCCATTGTTTTCTGTGACCTTTATCAATCTTTGTGTACAGATTATACAATCTCTGTCATCTTGCAACGAACCACCTAAAGCGCCTAATCACCCTTCTAATGTGGGCCTCATGCTTTTATATTCTTCTTCTCAACCGCAACGTAAACCTTCTTCAACTCTCACTTCTCCACAATTACGGTTGCATCAGTCATATTCATCTCTATTTCTTACTCTGTCAAGATTCACCACGAAACTATAGTTGCAACTGGAACCACGACAATTACTGCTAGTTTTCATCCAGTGTAATATTCTTCAAATGGTTATGCTTTGTATTAGGATTTCTTTTAATGATGACAAACCCTAAATAGGTTTACTGCAACATTGTATATGTAATAGAAACATCAgacaatttttattaaattactcATTTGGTATATAGATTATTTGAAATGTTCTTAAGTGGTCCCTCTAATTTAAAGAAGTAGGTTTCTAGCATTAATTTTTAGCAGCTTCAAActggaaaaaaattacaattatagtggttttataaatttttagaaactCGATCAACAAAAACTTACATGCAGTTAAGGACcccattaaaaaatatttagaaccTTAATCCAAAAGTTTAAGATGTTTTAGGAACTGAGTAATTTAACATTCATGGAGAATTGACGTTTTGTAGCTTATTAGGATTTGGTTGAATAATTTAGACCTGGCTGGGGTTAAATAATTTAGGCCTAGTTTGAATTGACTCTATTAGCTTGTGAAAAACTTTTAGTTTgagtaagtattttttttattcactaAAAGGCAAGATTACAAGTCTATACATTGGATAATGGTTTATACAAAATGAAGAGTTCAATTCACAAGAGAGATGTAAATCCTCTAAGCTCTATAAGCAGAACTTAAAATCACTTTGGGGTTCTGTCAATTCGATGGATTTTACAGGGTTAGAGGTACAgtttcaatgtttttttttaattgtgagAGAGATGGAGATATTATTGAATGTAATGaactcttcttctttttttatctaattggaACATTTCTTAAATATCCTCATTTATTTTGAGGTATAGAAGTTTATTTGAATTCATGTGATAAACTttaacttatatttattttattttatataactagtagttgatatgttcaatattaTGAGAGCTTTCATCATAAACATTTTAAGAAAATGAATGCAATTAAGAGATAttgatgaaatatatttttgtttagacATTTGATGAAATATCTAATAGGAACAATCAAAAAAGAAAGTATATACGAAGATCAAACTATTACCACTAGCTTAATTAAACTGTTACCTTAATATTTGCTTGATATTTTGTGCAATATGGATGCAACACTTCAAGTTTTTTCGTAAATATGAAGAGTATACCTCTTAATTAAACACCTGAAATGAAATTTTCAATGCAAGTGTTCTTAGAAATAAGCACAAATAAGGTTGGTTAAAGTTTTCCATGTGCCTGAGATGCCTAGTACATATGATCATTCTCAAAACTCATGAAAGCAACAAAATTACATGAGGGATAGGAGACTCATCTTGAAGCACATTTATCATAACTTCAAGTGATCAAATTTGAAACCTGGCCtttctttattttccttttcagaTAGCCATTTTATTAGTAAGATTTTAATATACACTCCACTTTATTATGACCACAGAAAAGCAAAAATGAAACCAAAAAACCAGGGCTGATTATGTTAGAGAGCGTCCATTAAGGTCCCACAGAAAAGATAATCAAAGTTGTTGTTAGCATCATAGAGGGACAGGTAGTAGGTCACTTTCGATCAACAGTGGGAGCCAGATCATACAGTCGGCTACACACCAGAATTCCTCCTTTTGTACACAACACTACAGTACCATGCATAATATTAAGTAGTGAGAAAGAAGATATGCCTCTATAACACTAAATTAGCATTAGCATTAGCATTATTCTCATTAGTCAGTTCACAATGCTTAAAATATAACCACCGTCAACATGCTTATTGCCAAGAACctatattaataatttgttcTCTCCTATGAGAATCTAGCTTGCAAATTATCTCCCTCTATAAATGTAACCCTTTGGTTTCTATGTATCTCACCACTTATCAAAAATAAACCAAATAGTTGCACATAAATTTAGAGCAATAATATCCCATATATTTCATCTAATCATGGCTGCAACTCAGGCTAATGATCCTAGAAGCATAGTTTCTGTTTCAAGGATTGTGTCTGTGAATCCCAAACTTGTGCAACCTCAGAGGGTTTTGACTCTTTCAAATTTGGACAGGCAGTGTCCACACCTCATGCACTTGGTGTTCTTCTACAATAACCTGCCTCACCAGAGGTTGAAGGACTTGTCCCTCAATTCAGTGTTCTCCAACTTGAAATCTGGCTTGGAAGATACCTTGGCTCTATGGTATCCTGGTGCAGGTAGGCTTTGGCCGAATCAAAGTGATGGCAGGCTCAACCTGTGGTGCAACAACCATGGTGCAGTTCTGGCAGAGGCTGAAACTTCTGCTAAAATTTCACAACTTGGAGACCTCTCTGAGTACAGTGAATTCTTTGAGAAGCTGGTTTATAAGCCAGCTTTTGATGGGAACTTCTCAAACATGCCGCTGATTGTTGCTCAGGTAAGAAAAATCTATATGTAGAATATAATACTAATTGCTAACAAAGGTTATAAAATACTGGAATTCCATATGTAGAAGTAAAATTGATGTAAgacacacaaaataaaatttacctGCTTAGGGTTTTGTGTATTGTGTTTCGTCCACATTAATTACCCAATTGATTTCTGGCTTTTTCTAAATTGATACCACTCCATTAGGTCCCTCAGAATTTCTATCCTCCCCAGAAATAGTTATAAAGAAATGTTTGGAACTTTTTTACCATTCTGTTAAGTATGGCAGAAGCTAGGGTTTGTCCTCATCGTTATATGAAAACATGGGACATGTTCCCTTCACACTGgacaactttttatttttatcagcaaaatacaaaaataaataagccGGATCATAAGATCTTCTTGTTCCTATAATTTATTTGCTTACAACTTTGTTAATTCTTATCTTTCTTATCATTTTTAAGACAACACAGCGTCTGCAAAATTGATAAActatagaaagaagaaaaataaaccGTCTTTCTTTTGTGCCCTAATTAGTATCTTAATTATGCAGCCAATCTCACATCACTACTGAAGTAGTATATTTATCTCATTATCAGATATTTATCACATGTGCTCAGGCTTCCATAGTTCCATAGTCATGTATATATGTGTATTTATCTTTCCtgatattaaaaacaaattgttGTCATGATTCCATTGTCTGATTTATGTCTATGAAAAAACACCTCTTACAAAAAGTCAATATCTAAGTAGATTTTAGTCCTTCAAGAAATCAATATGTAACCTCATCGAAAAACATCTTGGATTACAAACaaattacaatatatatatattgatatacTTGCATAATTTTATCTATATCTTCTGATTTTACATCCCATATCATCTTACTTGATacatatttcatttttcttctttcttattcTATTAGTGTATATGATCATTCCTCTAATCGctgagaaaaaaatatgaaattgattAATTAGAAACTTCCACAACACTGTTTGATAAATTTCAGGTCACTAAATTTGGTTGTGGAGGGTATTCAATTGGTATTGGAACAAGCCACTCGTTGTTTGATGGGCCAGCAACCTATGACTTCTTGTATGCATGGGCTTCAAATTCAGAAATTGTGAAAGGAAGAAGCAGATCTGATGAGGTTCCAAAGCCAGTGCATGAAAGAGGGATACTTCTGAGTGGTACTCTTGAAGCCCCAAGAGAGACTACAAAACTCCTATCAGATTCAAGTTCAAATGCTAAGGAAGGAAGGGCCATGGCAATAGATCACTTATATCATCTTATAATGCAAACAGCTAGTTCACAAAAGGGTTTTCCTCTGCAAATTGGAACACCCTCTAGTTCAAAGAAGTGTGTTCTTAAAACCTATCATCTTTCAGGTGTAATGACAGAAAACTTGAAAAGGAAACACTTGCCCATGCAAAGAGGTTCATTTCCTTTCTCAACCTTTGAGGTTCTTGCGGCTCACCTTTGGAAGGTAAGTTCATATCTCAATTTTCTCTTTTCCTTGTTCAGTACTGTGTGCTTTTTTTGGTTCATTATATGTGACAAAGATAGATATGACAACCTGACACAGATCTTTTTGTTTCGGCCATAACTTATGCCACCATACATGAGAACAAGTACACTAAAGCACACactgttgtttgagccaatttttttctataattttctCAGAAAAAAGTTGTCCAAACATACTCtcactagatttgatttaaaTTTAGTCAAATTGGCTTCAAAATTTAATAGTTGTAGTGAACGAATTAGTCCCATATAGTGTGATGATTCTCAAAATAATGCATTAGTTTGCCTATCAACTATATATAACAAATGTCaaacttaaaagaaatataatattgtAAGAATGAGAAAAACAAATGTGTTTTATGTAATCGTAAATAATTGAGATTTTAAGTCTTCCAATcgcttattaatattttataaaatttatataagtaTTTGTTTTAATCTTGATTGTTAATAAACCTGATCCAATATTGGTTAACATTTGAAGAGCTACATGATACCTAAAGAAAGTCACAAGGGTTACTGCATATATTTTTGAACcaatattaaatgattttagtATACAGgataatgaaagaaaaatagattattaaataaaaactcatTCAATTATTCATAAATATCAAAACCATTAAtgtctataattttttttattatcatatagttagatatgataatatatatatatagagagagagagggagggAAGAAAGAGAGATGGGTATATATAAGGACATAATCATTCAGACCAATGTCAAACTTTTATTCTTACACCAATTGACAAACTTTTTTTATACAATACCAAACTAACTCATCGTGCTATTTGAATTTGATAgacaatattcaatttaaaacagaaataatcatttatttttccatagtatataaaaaaatgtgataaaTATCGAATGAGTCAGATACTTAGTTAgctaaattttgtaaaataattacACACTTGGTTATATTtggtaaaataattatatataaatactaAATTTTAACGATTAATATTAGAtttgatattataataatattataatactataagaaaatcatgaaataaaaactaatttgtagaaaccaaaataattagttgcaatagtaactaaattagataccattttagaaactaaaaagaaatttagtttctaaattagtttctattattttctattattgttaaatagtttttaaattggtatctaattagcaatcaaagtttttgctaccaaatttagaaactaaataattggtagttaaaaccttagttgctaattagatatcaatttagaaactatttaacaataatagaaaataatagaaactaatttaaaaaccaatttttttttagtttctaaaatggttttggttactaaaaattggtttctatttcatgattttcttgtagtgtaaataTATTTCTAGTGagtatcaaatttttttattttattctgtttAAAATATGCTTAACATAATTCctatatattcaattttatgaTATATGATGGAATAATCAGCTTAGGGAGAGGTTAAGATTATATCTAATTTATACATGTGAACtttaattaaatagttttatGTATTAGtgtttattgttatttaattgTTAAGTGGGtaagactaaattaaaaaatatatatttagaggaagacaaataaaaaagaaatatattggAGAAACTGAACTtgaaattgaataaaataatgtGTTGTTACATGGGCGGTAGGAGGGATTAACGGTTGGGTAATTGTAAGGAttaatacagaaaaataaatattgaaaacattatttaaacaaaattaaaataactaaaatcaaaAGCATCTATAtcacatgaagaaaaagaatttAAGCTGGTATATTATTTAATGatcatacaattttttttttatcagcaaaataataaataaacatgaAGTATTTTAGGATGTTCTGACCCAATTATGAATATACATAACTCAAACAATTAGTATCTGCAGGACAAAAACCAGCAGTCCCTATACAGTTGTGCAGGACACCTAAATTCATAATTAATCTAAGAGTCAAAggtgtaaaaagaaaaatttagtTCTAAGTCATAATCAACACAGTATGACCCTAATCAACTCACACAATGTGTTCTCCACGTATAAATTCgccaaaaaatattaaatcaccGTACTAGAGGGAACCTCCCTATTAAGATTGACTCTACATTTCTCCACAACTTACCCCCACTTTTGTCATCAAGGTTGTTTAACTACAAATCCCACTTGCAACTTCCAATTTCTGTTAAGTATCCTCTAAATAACATCCATCTCTTGATCCTCTAAAGTCCTGCATATGAATTCAGATTTTGTCATTCCTCCTCCATACATTATCCctgcaaaacaaagaaaatatttcCCTCCTTTCCTTAGCAAATGACCAGTTATATTCTTCTATGACATCCTTAACTTACCTCTAACCCTCCCATAAAAAAACCTCTCTTTGAAGAcaattaaatactttttaagCAAAGAAGGGGACAAAGATGTCAATAAGTGAAAGAGTAATTAAAGCTAtggaaattgtttttcaattgaGCAATATAGAAGATCTTTCCTACATTTATCCTAAACCATAAATCATAAACCCTAAAACTACATTGATAATACTACCATATGCTCCAAAATATTTCAATCGAGAGGCTTTTCCATATAagattttatttcttatttagaTTTAAAAGATGAAACTATAGAAAATGTGTCATTAAATTACCATGATAAACACTTTGGACCCCTATCCACTTACCACAATAGCCTAAATTTTAAATACTATGTCAGCAAGATAGGAATAAATGTTGGACGATTTTTGGGTGTTCTAGATAAAAGGTAAATTTCAGTGTTTAGTTGTACCCCTCTTCTAACCAAGTTTGTTCTTGTTGAAATCTTTTCATTAATAACCCGTCCACGCCAATGTTTGGACTAAAGATACAATAATAAAGACTACATACATAATGATATTTATATGACTAAAAACTATTTAAACTATAAAACAATTATTTGGTGGGAATAATTACCTTTATCAAGTTTAACCCttaatattaattgattttgttccaacacacaaaaataattaatccatatccaaattttaaaatgatattaaaatttatccgaaatttattttaaaaaaattattacgaagtggactttaagcctaactcaaccccataaaactggctcatagggttgaggtttgcactttattacaaaatagaacagagatgaataaaagagaacaaaagagtaaaaggaaggtaaaagatatgagaatgaatatctctcttttcttgttatttttattgttgtcttgTTGGAAGGAACAACAGAGACTTGACTAGAAATATTGTCACTGGATTTGACctgttgtaaaagagctaacaatgtttgatactgctcaggaataaaaccaatttgttgagacttCACTTCTAACTTTGAACCTTCATCATTTTGCtcattattgttaaaatttgtattgtgAAAGGCTGCATGACTTTGATGAtggttttgatttttaaatttgaaatgaggtggaaaccacgctttttatagcatgtatcaatggtatgccCTGTCTTTCCACAATAACTACAAATTTTAGAAGTATATCCTCCTCCATAGTTTCCTCTTCCATATCCACCATCCATGCCATAGGTcgtaatattgttattataaccTCCTTTGCTAGTAGCAATCATTACCTTGGATTGATCACCAAAAACTTGTCTCTCTTGTTGTTGTGTAATGAGAGAGTAAACTCTATTCAAAGGTTTTATTTGAGGTTATAATTGAGGTTTTATTTTCCACATTGTTTGACTTTGAGTATAGGCAAGGAGCAAAGCCTTAGGGGTGAAAAGGGAAAAACAAGTATGCCTCCAATTCGCAGTGGACATAAGGAACAAGATGAGACCCCCATTGCCAAAATGCTTCAGTGGAAATGCATATGTTCTTGCCTCCATCATGATGCCAATGGGAGAATTGGAAGACGCAAGCCATGAACGCATCATTGAGAAAATAAGAGAGGCGAAGAAGAAGGTGAATCATGAGTATGTGAGAAGCTATGTTGAGGCACTAGAAGGAGCACAGCAAGGTTCTTCTCTCCCTCCACTTCAGGAGCTAACTCTGGTTTCTGATTGGACAAGAATGCCCTTTCACAACATCGAGTTTTTCCATGGAAAAGCAACCTATGCATGCCCTCTTGCCACTCCCATCCCACAGGTCGCATACTTCATGCAGAGCCCTACTGACAGCATGGGCGTTGACGTCAGAATTGGCTTGGAAGCTGAAAATATAAGTGCTTTTAGTCACTGCTTTTTAAGCATGGCGTGATGCAAACGTCTTTTACATACTAATCATAATAATTGTGTTGCTGAGGTCTCGTAGGAGAACACTTCATCATTCATGGTGTCTCGTGGAAGATGAATGGGAGAAGCTAGAACACACTACTGTTACTTTTAGGTCAATAAATAATATCCTTATACTTTGATCTTATTATGTGATACCCATGTTATTCTCACTTTATTGGATTTCACATTACTTTAGTTTATATGCTAATTGGTTTTATTTGAATAGCTTTtctgtttttctctttttaataaataattcatgTAGGAGTGATCACAATTGAtgtgtatattataataatcatcttatttttgtattaaatttataaaacctGCATGGATTCTAATTCAATGATGATATGAAATTTTATGCTAATTGCACGAAATtaatctctattttttttattttaattggttTTATGTATATAAACAGTGAAAATaacattttgttttctttctatttatatttaattctttCTTATACaaactttttcttaaaaaaaagaagaaaatgagaataaaactatattttaataattaaaagtatatcgaaaaattgaaataaaaaataattttcaaaccaaactaccctttttattttcttttttactttagAGATTCAAATAGCATTTAGTATTTACATAACATTCGTAGTATTCAGATTGATGTCTTGAGccaataattttcaatttttctagAAAAtagatagttttttttaataaaaatttaagtatttcTGAAATACCACATATTTATTCGTTCGTTTTGTTGCTGATAAAAAATCAAGATTTGTAGACTTAATGATTCTAAAATTATGAAAGCTAATTCActatgtaaattttttattccaaTTAAAATTGGCTAAACCAATGCTaattcttaaattaatttttaattaaaatattttagtgttGATTAAACTAACTTTTTTcttgacaaaaaaattatatatattgagtTGAGTGTTTTAtggtttttttatttgaaaagaaaaacattacATGCAAAACCCTTAATATACTTCAAGTAATATGCATAATCAATATATTTACGGGCTGTGATTATCAAGTATTTGTGTCATTAAACACAAATaccaaaactaaaaaattattaaatgaaaattatttttagaaataaaaaataattagttgttattatgactaaattatatactaatttagaaactaaaaaaattattggtatctaaattaatttttattattgataaatattttcaaaattggtatctaattagttacctaGGTTTTAAACTATTAATTGTTTAGATTATAAAGTTGGTATCTGagaccttgatagctaattaaatactaatttagaaagtatttatcaataataaaaactaatttaaatatcaataattatttaatctctaaaatagtatataatttattcaatataataactaattactttttatgtctaaaattaatttttatttaataattctttCATGTTAACTATTGGAgtaattcttcctgcacctttaTCCCTTCTTCAACCACTCCATAGTAAACTTGATTTTGCTATGCCCTTcagtaaataatattaaaaaattaaaagtaaatccAATTTTAACTTTTCACTTTTATTGCTTTAACACTTTGCCATTCACCCCAGCACCAACACCAGCACAAGTGGTGGCACCCACCCACTCTCCTTCAGAGCACCAACAACGTTCACCTTCTTTCCTTCAAAGCACCAACAAACGTTCACCATCTCCCAGGAGCCCTCACCCTCCCTTTCAAAGCAGCACCACTCACTTCCATTCTAAACTCCAAATCACTCTTCATTCAAGACAAACATTCAAAGTGGTTAGTTCCGGATTCTTGATTGTAGTTCTTGGTAGAGGAATTgtgtaatccataagtcaaataATACCTTCCAGATTAGATAATCCGTAATGCATTTGACAACTTTAAAGTGACTTCCGGATTGTGTATTTCGTAAGTCAAATTATAACAACAAATTGcatttcggattacataatccataagccATATTTGAAGTTCTAaaatgacttccagattatgtaattcatagTTCATTTTGTACCGGATTACTCAATCCAAAAAAGTGAGTATGTTCGTTCCGGATCTGGTAGACCTCCAGATTAACTAATCCAGACCACTTTAATATTGTCTTACGGATTGGAAAAAAATTTCGGATTATAGTGGTGTAGAACATGAAGTTCATTGCTTTGCATAAATTGTTACGGATTATCTAGTGGATTAACCAATCCGGAAATAAGTGTTTAAAGCACCGATTGAAGACTTACCTGAGAATGACGAGCCGTGAAGACCACCACCACAACAACACTGCTGGCACCACCACCACGGTTACTACTGGCACTACCACCACAAGG from Phaseolus vulgaris cultivar G19833 chromosome 1, P. vulgaris v2.0, whole genome shotgun sequence carries:
- the LOC137816744 gene encoding brassinosteroid-related acyltransferase 1, which encodes MAATQANDPRSIVSVSRIVSVNPKLVQPQRVLTLSNLDRQCPHLMHLVFFYNNLPHQRLKDLSLNSVFSNLKSGLEDTLALWYPGAGRLWPNQSDGRLNLWCNNHGAVLAEAETSAKISQLGDLSEYSEFFEKLVYKPAFDGNFSNMPLIVAQVTKFGCGGYSIGIGTSHSLFDGPATYDFLYAWASNSEIVKGRSRSDEVPKPVHERGILLSGTLEAPRETTKLLSDSSSNAKEGRAMAIDHLYHLIMQTASSQKGFPLQIGTPSSSKKCVLKTYHLSGVMTENLKRKHLPMQRGSFPFSTFEVLAAHLWKARSKALGVKREKQVCLQFAVDIRNKMRPPLPKCFSGNAYVLASIMMPMGELEDASHERIIEKIREAKKKVNHEYVRSYVEALEGAQQGSSLPPLQELTLVSDWTRMPFHNIEFFHGKATYACPLATPIPQVAYFMQSPTDSMGVDVRIGLEAENISAFSHCFLSMA